The Tamandua tetradactyla isolate mTamTet1 chromosome 6, mTamTet1.pri, whole genome shotgun sequence genome contains the following window.
TCCTAAAAAAGTGACTCCTACTTCTCTGTGCTTTTATTGGCAGTTGAGGCTGCTTGGTGATTTGTGTCATTTGtactcttcctccttctgctgTGTTACACAAAAATAAGTAGCCTGGGACAGGACCCATTCTCCTTAGTTCAATGTGTGTGGTCCCTCTGCATGAGTTCTTTCCTCTAGTTACTGATGCCATTGTGTCTTAGGCTCAGATTTCTGAACTGTACCCTCCCTTGACTGGCACTCGTTCTAAACGGATTCTGCGTTAGTCggtattattttatttagctcTCACAAGAAACTCGGGAAGCCGTTGTTTttaccctcattttacaaatgagcaaATGGAGCTGTGCAAGGTCTGATTGCCTTGATCAAAGCATTTGGGCATAGCTTGGCAGTTAAGAATTCAGACTCTGGAGCTCGTATCTGGAATCTAATCTTCATCAGTCAAATACGTAAGGCAAGCCCCAATGAGCTTTGGCTTCCccttctgaaaaatgggaataaacaAAAAGGCTGTTCATATAAGGATTAGCTGTCATAATTAGATGTCATAATTGTGTGTCAAGCATAATGCTTGATGCGCAGCAGTTATTCCGTGAGTAGTGGCTCCACATGTTTATGTTGATATTAGTATGACTGCAAGGTCTCTAAGTGGAGAAATGGCATATGAACCCAGGGCCCCCTGACGGCTAAGTCTGTGCTTGGCCAAACAGTCCAAGGGTGACTGGGGTGAGAGGGAGGATTGTTTACCTCTGCATTTGAGAAGCCAGGTTAGCATGGCTCTGAGTTCCAATCGCACTGTCTCCTTGAATTTAGCCTCTCCGAATGTCCATCTCTTCACTTTAAAATAGACTTGTTAAACCCCAGAGTTGCAAACATTAAAGGAGATGATTTATATTAAGTCACAGCTTCTGCTGGCTGTTTAATAGTAGGCAGTTGTAGGCAACTTAAAAGAAGGcccttttaataaatattgaatacattgaataataattataaaaataaccaGGGAACTGATCATTCATatagaattagaaataaataccAATTATAATAGACAGAAATCTGATTATTCATCTAAAAAATAAACACTGGGTGACCTTTGGACTACCTTTGGCCTTCCAGTGAAAGAATTTTGTAATAAACTTAGTTCTTCCCCCAGAGAATTAAAATATCGAATAAACGACAAGCATTCTCCCACAGTATACACCTCTTGCAGTGTTTCATTGCCCCAGGCAAACTCATATGCCCAGCCTTGGACAGAACACATTGTCAACTCATCTAATTCGAGTTGTCAGTCTTAGATCCATGGTTTGATGCTTTTGGCAGAACTCATGAGGCCTGAGGCTGGGTGGGTTGATGGTTTTCTTTAGAGGAGGGCCCAGGTGTTGGGAGCAGGTTCCTTGGATTCATTCAAATTTGGATTAAGACCATAGCTTCACCACTTGCCAGTTTTAAAATGGGACCAACTCAGTCAACTCCATGCCAAACAGTTTCTCCTCTGGAACATGGGGATAACGGGACccatagttttaatttgtttgctCGTTTTGTTTTCAGAATCACATGAGGTGCAGGTAAAGCACTTAGCTAAGTAACAAAGTACTACAATCTAGGTGGCTTAAAGTGGCAGGAATTCGTTGTCTCACGGtgctggaggccagaaatctgaaatcagggTGTCAGCAGGGTCCCATTCTCTCTGAAGTCTGAAGGTTCGATCAATGGCCTTCCGTGAGGTCCCCATTGTCACCCggccttctcccctctctccctctatttgtccaaatttcttcttcttataccAACCCCAGTCTGTTGGATTAAAGACCCACCCTAATGCAGTTTGGCCTCGtctttaactaatcacatctccaAAGATTCTGTTTCCCAGTAAGCTCACATTCACGGGACTGGGAGTTAGGGCTTCAGTATATCTTTCtgggggggacacaattcaatccacattACCTCCTTAGGTCAAGGCTGAGTTTCAGTGACCCGAGTTTTCTTTTCAACTCTCTTGACTACTCTGTGGTTTCAGCATATGACCTGACTTTTCTGGGCCTCATTTTTCTCAATCTGGAAAATGGCCCGAGACTCTCCTATTAGGTAGAAGTATAATGCGAAGTTAGGATAGAACTGGGGTTAacacttttattttgtaaaagGCCAGATAATAACTGTTTTATGCTGCACCAGGCTATAATGGTGTCTGTCGCAAattctttgttatttgtttttacaaCTGCTTAAACTTGTAAAAAATATTCGTTTTCCAACCCTTGATGTAGAATAGTAGAATATTAGACCTGAAAGTCATCTTATCCAGTGCCCTCTTTGGACGGGTGAGAAAATGGAGGTGGTCCCAAGTAATTAATGACCTTTCTGCTGCTTCCtacttttaaaaggaagagtGCTAATGAGTTGCAgaagattttttgttttattagttgCATGTTTCACTTAATAGTTGTCTTTATTTCCAAGTCCTTCAGCAAttaatacaaagaaaatgaagaaaaacagctTTGACATTTTTAAGAATGAGAAATGAATTCTCTAGAAATATCACTTCTGGAAagcttttccaaagagaaatttgCAACTCAGATACATATGATACATTAAAGGCGCCACTGCcaatttgtgcatgtgtgtgggttgTGTTTGTGTTTCTCTCATTGCTTTCCAGTCCCTGATTTTAAGTTAGTATAGAAAAAATGTAAGTATTTTATGCATATCAAAGGGAGTTTGAAGTGAGGGAACCTTGCAATTAATGCCTTAGATTCATTTTTATATCTGCGTTTATATTCCTACTTCTTCCCTActactttattaatttatttagtttcaacaaaaaagacagaatcAGAATATATTATGTTTGGGGAAAATGTCATTGGCTAaggagtcttttctttttctttcatcctctgccctccctcccttccttctttcattttcctttttatcttttaaagacaGTCCTGACAGGGAGACCTGAGTTTTTATCTTTTGGTTACCCAGTGTTGTGTCAACGCAGGGGTTCTTTTGTCTTCAGCCTCTGATGGCTCCGTTTGATCATATTATCAGTATGTGTTTGTTGGCATTTCTTACTTTTGCCTTGATATTTTGGGTGCGTTTGTtcaagaaaatgcttttttttgggggggggggatccTAGGTAAGTGTACAGCCAAAGTCAAATGTCTTTCTCATCCATGGGTTAATAATCAAGTGAGGGAGCAATGAAGTAGCAGAAATAAAGGCACAAGAGGAGCCTTTGGGTTTTCTCCTATAGACACATTTAAAACTTGGCAAACCCGAGAGGACCCTTAGATAATATGTGTTGAAGAAATGCCTCTGAACTTGCTTAGGTGGCCTGGTAGAATAGAAAGCAAGGGAATCTGGGGGAGTTGTGTGACTTTGAGTAAATCACTTCACCTCCCTGCACCTTTTTTCCATCTGTAAGGGAAAGGACTGGATTTGAAATTCCTGtgttctatgaattttaacaaaaccaTATACCAATTACCATTCCTTTCTAAAACAATTGTGCAAAGAAGGTGAGATTGTTGAGCATATTGGTACTCTTGgatgaaagaaaaagttaaaagctTATCCCCACGTTAGAATTCTTTATATCACTATATACATTTTACTCATATTTATTGGATATTTATATTGGTAAGCATTTTACTTAGAATACCTAACTTAATATTCACTCATACTCCACGAGATAGGTGTGCTACTGTCCCCaagttaaagaagaaatgttAACCCAAAGAGATGAAAGAGCTCATTTGAGCTCATGATGCTTTTAAGTGACAGGTCGAGTGTAAATCCAAACATATTTTACTCTCTCTCCCATGCTTTACCACTCTTatcttggtttctttttctcacaGATTCCTACCTTATTCCAAAGGAAAATTCTCTCCAGTCACGTATGACTTAGGAAGGATGTTTTTGCCAAAACATCTCATGTTTTTCTTCCCCCTCTCTTTTTAGGCCACCTCGAGATTTAGACTCCAAGGCTTGCATTTCTATTGGAAACCAGGTGAGAAAAATCTTGCTTTCTAGTTAATACCATGGCAATTTTTAATGTATGCTCTCTGCCTAACCATTGAAAAGTCTATTTTTCTGTAACCTGCTGTCAGATAGTGGGTCAACAagagttagaatttaaagggAAGTGATAGGCGGAGTCTTGCTGTTTTGAGTGGTGAACTCAAACCAGGCTGTTGTGATCCTGATGGAAGCTTTTTGAGGAGAGTAGACGATTCATTTGTCAAAGCCCAAACGTAGATCTGGTTCCTGTCGGTCGGCATGATGGATCACAAATGCCATCAGGAGGGCGTGGCCAAGGAGCCGCAGTGTCTCCGGCTTACACCAAGCGCTTGGAGTTGGACCGTCATTCCGAGGATCTCCGTGTTGCCTGTGGCGAACAGGTGGTGATGGTGACACCTGAACATCTCCTGAGGCTCCTTGTCGGCTCAGCTCTCAGTGGCTGCTTTGTCATGCCAGGACGCTCGTGGCCCAGAACACCAGGAGGCACCCGCGCACAGCACTGTCTGcagccatttcatttttctccttcctgtTGCTTTATTCCCTCTCTCCCTGTCAGAACTTTGAGGTGAAGGCCGATGACCTGGAGCCCATAATGGAGCTGGGCCGAGGTGCGTACGGGGTGGTGGAGAAGATGCGGCACGTGCCCAGTGGGCAGATCATGGCGGTCAAGGTAAAGTTGGCATTCCCCATGCGTTGTCCGTGCGGGGCGCGTGTCCATCCCAGGTGTGGGTTGGCGCTGTTCATAGACAGTGTTCAGGGGAGTGAAACAGAAAAGTCTGGGTGCAACAGTATTTCTCCCTAAATGTGTGGAAGATGCCTCCTTGGTACAAGTCGCATcgacttatttacttattttcctaTTCCTAAGCGCCCCCCCTTCCCCCCTGCACcctttttcctttcaatattaTTCTGGGAataacacatttatatatatatatgtgtgtgtgtgtgtgtgtgtgataatatgttatatttgtatataaaacataaaatttgccactttaactgtatgagtcagtatataattactttcacaatgtcgCACGACCATCATTcacccactttttaaaatttctctctcttttttttgtttttttatttttatttttttcttccacccGCTTTTAATTGTTTACACAGCAACTATGTCAGGACCACATTAAACAGAATCACTACTTCCTTCACCTCATCTTTAATACGtggtcaaaattaaaatttccttcatacctaaagctttttcttttcctttattttattttattttttctccctgttGTGCCAATTCAGATCCAAGCCAAGTGCACATGTTTCCTGTGGCTGTTATGCCTCCTCTCCTTTATTTCATGGTCTATTGTTATTAAAGAATTGTCCCTGGAAATGGACAGTGAAAAGCCTGTCTCCActggaggaaaaaaggaaggcaAAATTCATGTAGAGTGAATTGGAATGAATTTTGAACTCTAAGGAGAAATTTCCCGTGCAGATGCTGGGAGACCATGGGAGAGTTGACATCTCTGGATGAGATGAGTTAGTCATCTTGGGTTCTCATTAGGGTTGTGAATGGTCAGCCTATATCCCCTTAGCTTTGGGAGAACAAGATGCCTTTCCCTCACCCTCTAGATTTGCAGTCTGTTCTGCTGACATTTCAATAAGTATGCAAAAGTGGTGACTGCTGAGTGGTGTCACCTACTTACTGTCATTTAGTGATgtcattatatttctttcctgctatgttttctcatgtgacagacaaaTTTCTCTTCTCTTAAACACACTGGAGATGGAatgaacatttttccatttctttgtgatGTCTTCTATTTCCTATAGCTGTACCAGTTCTCGCATAATTGCTTTTTATTCCAAATACTCTTACATGTTCCCAagagggacattttggctgttccttTCTTAGGACCTGATTATCACTGTGGCCTCTTTGCACTGCACAGACATAATGCAGTAGACCAGATATTGTTTTTATAACTTGAAAATACATCCCCAAACACTTACCTTGTCTCCAAGAGGTTTTATCACTTTGCGTCCTGCTGGTAATTACTCAGGAAGTCAAATGAATAAGTCTTCCTTAGTTTTCATTTGCTATAAGCAGTTAACCACCTAGATATTTGAAAGGTTGCTGCTAGAAGATGTGTTGTGAATTTTAATACTATTTTCAGGATGAGACTCCCTAAAGCTGCTGACTAATTAATTACCTGACTGATCCTCAGAAAAGTAACCATACCTTTTTCCATGCAATCCCATTCAGCGGATCCGGGCTacagtaaatagccaggagcagAAAAGGCTACTGATGgatttggatatttccatgaGGACGGTGGACTGTCCCTTCACGGTCACCTTTTATGGCGCGCTCTTCCGGGAGGTAGGTGATCCTTTCATTCAAAGCCCAGGGAGAAGCTTATAACTAAAACCCAAATTTCTATGATTGTATAAATGCTACCCACACTGGTGGCACTCATCCTCACTGACATGCCTTATAGAGAGGGTTTTAAGACTGGTGCAAATTATATGCCCTGGTGCAAAAGTGAGCTTGAAGTAAGGGTATTTTCATGCGCATTCAGTCCTCTTGAAGATGcgtctcctctcttctcctttctgtgtTGCTTGGCCTGTTTTGGCAGAACTGTCTGTTGACTGATCAATTGTCCATCAGTTGTCTTTTGATTGATTTAAATAGATTCCTTTATGTCTGAAACGTTCTGGCCTTCTGGACTTTTAAACTTCACGTAGTCTTCTTGGGCATCATATGGGCTTCCTTTTATCTATTTGTGCTGCCTCTATTTCTCACTTCACCCTTATGTGGATTATGATGCTTCCCCTCACTCTTAAACCAGCCTTTTGATTGATCGTTACTGATGCTCAGTAACTGGGAGGTCAGGTCCGGTGCATGTGTCCAGACTTACCTCCTAAATAGCACAGCAAAAGGCTTGGATTTCTAGAACCCTTTTGCTTGTGGCTGCTGATATTTCTATCCTAGTTTTCATGGATGAGTAGGTGATAACATGTACGTTCTGTTTTGCTGGTTTGCTCTTTGGAAACAGTCTTGCCTGTTTATAAATTCTTTTGAGCTCTTGAAGGGAAACCCTGCCTTTTCTCCAAAAACAAAACGAGAAATAGTTGGGTGTACTTCACAGGTGTTAACTGTGTCTTCTTtgtcccctcttcccttctccttaACAACCCCTGAACCACTtggtctccagggagatgtgtggATCTGCATGGAGCTCATGGACACATCACTGGATAAGTTCTACAAACAAGTCATTGATAAAGGCCAGACAATTCCAGAGGACATCTTAGGGAAAATAGCAGTGTCCGTGAGTACATCACGAAGCCTCCCGCAAGGAGATTGTGAGAAGTCTGGGCCTTATGTGTCTTTGTGTCCCCAGTGTGAAGGAACCCAACCTGAGCCATAACTACCATCCTTACGTGTCTGTTGAATGCATGAGTGGATTTGCAGGTGGACGAATGAATGCTATTCTGTCCGATTCTACCATTGACTTGGCTTGGTAAAATCTAAGGTCAATGCCTTCTTCAGTGTATTTGTCCAGTgtgaccccacccccatccctgatGCCCATATTCTGATATATGTCTTCCCACTTTCATTTatgcattttaacttttttaagttaaaatattaatttgggGGGGGTGgctgaaatgaatgaatagagaaggagaaataaaagaaatggcaaGAAGGGGGTGCTACCTTAATAGTTTAAAGCTCTGGAGGGTAGAGAGAAAAATGCTTGTGGCCAAATGAGAAAAAGGATGGATGAGTGAGGCATCTTCTCTTCCATAAGATATAGTCCTCACCAACTGGTGGAGTCCAGTTTGTATAACTTCCTGTGTGTTTAACCTGACAGGACCCCTACTGGGGCAAATACTTGATCCTGTGACTGTAAGCCAGGGATAATAAACCTGGGTATACTtaatattccatttctttctaaTGATGGGTGAATAAACTTATCTTGTGTTTCTCTTACAGATTGTAAAGGCGTTAGAACATTTACACAGTAAGCTCTCAGTGATTCATCGAGGTAAGCATCCGTGGAGGTGCCCTGTCTGCTCCTTTATTATAAAgtttgccccacccccacccccatgtgtgGAGGTGAAATTGGGTCAGGCAAGAgtatgggggttgggggggttTCCTTTGGGATTTGTTAGCAAATTGTATGAGAAGCTGTTCTTTATCTTGTCTGAGGATATCATCAGAAGATATGGGCTCTATATTACACctaaactaaatataaaataccTGTGGAATACTACattcagaattttaaagaataagctCATTTATCCAGTATTCATCTGGTATTGGCTGTCTCCTGGGAACTTATTAGAAAAGCAGAATCCCAGATGCCAATTCCACCGGAATCAGAATCCGCATTTTAACCAGCTCCTCGGGTGATTCAGGTGTAAAGTAATTAGTTCTGAGAGGTGCTGGTGTGAAACAACCCTTCCGAGAGGGCAGGAGGCAGAAGAAAATGACTTCGGTAGACATTTCTATTCCTTATCTCCcaccttccctttcttccttcctattgGCCTGTTATCTCTccgttcatccattcatccacccttttatccattcatccattttcTATCAATCCAGCCACCCATTCCCCCATCCATCATCTCTTGTGATcacttttcaaacattttttttctggcacaGTACCCTAATAGGTACATTGTGAGTATCTGAGATGAAAACATAATCTTTGCCTTTCAGGTTATTAAAATTCTACATAggttgggtgcacaggtggttcagtgataggatgctcgcctgccatgagagagatctgggttcaattcctggcccatgtactccccccccacaaaaaaaaatcaaagtcctACAAAGAGATTCTTTAGAGGGAAATAAGttaaatattcaataaacaaatggaaaaaaataatccgCATTAGAAATAGGAAAGCACCAAATATGGAGGTGCAGGGAGGATGTAAACCAAGGAGATGATTGGCACAGAATGAATGCAGTCAGGGGAGGCTTCGCTAAAGGGACATGTAGGGGAACGTGGGTGGGTCGCAATGGCATGCTAAAAGGGGTCTGCTCAAGAGGCTTTGAAAAGATCATGGACACTATCGATGTCTAATGAGGTGGTTTGGGTAATCCTCAAAGTCGCTGAGCCTGAAATTAATGTAAAATGCCTCATGTAGTatactattttaattaataataattgctACTGTTAAAAATGGGAGAActaggaaggaggaagaagaggagaagaaagtggGAAGGAATCCTGATAGGAAGAAGAATGTGAATTACCCACAAATGTGAAACTAATTTCAGAGCTTTATTAGAGAGTATGCATAAGACATATATAAggtataaaaattaacaaatgaaaccGGTACATTTACTTCTaagtgtaaggaaaaaaaaaaacttgaaagatgattttttaaaagtttttagaaTAACTTTTCTGATTATACGTCCTTTGTGAAAAGtttcagaagggaaaaaataatgacaatttcTAATTCCATTACCCAGAAATAACTATTTTTACTGGGGTGTGAGTGGTGAGTTTTATCTTTCCAGTCTGAaggattcatttaaaaatttctcagaaaCACCTCTTCCTCCACAGGTATAGTCCATGATCTGTCGCATGGTCTAGATATGTGTTGTGCTTGTGCTGTGGGCTCAGACACGCCTCTTGCAGAGGTTTCCATCAAAACTCTGGTTGTGTTGGTCGGATTTGGTATATCTTCATGCCACAGTGTGCCTTTCCTATTCCGTGACCGCTTACTTCTCTACTAAATGTgcaatagataaaatagattcgATCTGGGCGTTCGACTCAGTAATAACGCTTTAAGCTCTTACTGCACATACCGGGGCAATGAAGGTGAAATAAGTACAGGAAACATTTCTTTCTATTGATGGATTAGCAATCCTACAAAAAGGGATGCAACATGAAATAGAAAACCAAGTTCAAAGCAATAAGCAGATGTGTAGTGGAGTTACAGATGTTCCTTTTGAGTTGGACAACTTGGGGAGAGGAAGGTGACAAAGGGATGGAGAAATCAGGCCCCCTGGTGGTAGAGAAATGACTCTGCCAAGCCGGCCGGGAGTGACGAGACTGGTTCTTCTTGCTTTCAGACGTCAAGCCTTCAAACGTGCTGATCAATATTCTGGGCCAAGTGAAGATGTGCGATTTTGGAATCAGTGGCTACCTTGTGGACTCTGTTGCTAAAACTATTGACGCAGGCTGCAAACCCTATATGGCTGTAAGTGCTGCAGCTGCAGGTGGCATCTGAGAATTGCAACTGCTGGCAAACTATAAACCCTGCCAGGAGATAGGAGATGGATGtaacaagaagaaaaattgaaatggGCTATTTCCCAGCCTTGCCTCAGACTCAAGAAATGGAATCCTTAGTTACTTGGATCCCAtgtgttattgttattttaaaatcaggtttaaaaaaagagatcGTATTGTTTGACAACACATGTGAGTGTTACATGTAGCCCGTGCAGTGTTTCACACTGAGTTGCAGGTAAGTGTTACCTTGTTTGTTGAGGACAGAACAGCAAAAAATTAGCCAAACAAGTCAGGTGGGTCCATCGTAGGAGAACCTCAACTGTGAATGTTTATTGCCCTTAGCCGAGATCTTGGGCCCCTTTAACTTCAGGGGTTTGTAATGTATTTATTCGCTTTGAAAATGGACTTGTGCTTGGGATCAAAAGCTTCCTTTCTGGGTTCAGCTAAACATTGCATAGGTCTGTGAACACTGGCAAGTAACCCAGTGACCCTTGATGCTATTTTTACTGAGTTCAGGACTCTTGGAGTTGGTAGCAAGGATGATTCTAGACTGGCAGAGTAGTTTTATAACGTGCACCCTGTTTCTTGTAAGGTTGACATTGAAATTTGTCATGGATTGTGAAAAGACTTTGATCCATTACTATCTCCCAGAAAAGACCAACATTGAATGAGGAAATTCCCATGGAGATGTTGATATCAATCATAGGGAGGGGTCTGCTTGGCCTGGGAGACATTTTAACAGCTTAAAACAGCTCACTTGGAGTGGTTCTTCCCCCACTCCTGAGCTGAGATGCGGAGGAGACTGCTATCACAgttgtctttttctgtcttctttccagCCTGAAAGAATAAACCCAGAACTCAACCAGAAGGGATACAGTGTGAAATCTGACATCTGGAGTTTGGGTATCACAATGGTAGTGTATGATAATCTTTGTGTTCTTTGAGGTTCTGGGTTGACTTTGGGACCAAGAGGCAAATGCTCTAAATGCTGAGGTTGGGCATCCTTTCCTGCCTGAGAGGGCCAGAGACTGTGAATGATACACATATAAATGGTATAGTATAAATGCTGCACTGGGATTGGGCAAACCCAGTTTCTCTCTTAATTCTGCTCTGAACTAGGTACATGGCCCTGGGTAAGTGATGTCATCACATGGACTGCCTTActgtcctcatctgaaaaatgagaggGTCTGGCTAGGTTCTTTatagtttaaaattaaattattctagGGGGTGccggggtagttcagtggttgaagTCTCACCTACTGTTtgggagagctgggttcaattcccggtccatgcccttccaaaaaaaacaagcaaataaaaaacaaacaaaacaaaaatggtgCTTCAGTAACAAGTTACTCGcatggaagaataatgaaatgtgaccccaccatgcagcattcaaaaataaatttttaattattctgaTACACGCAAGAAGTTTAAGCTACTCAGAAAGTGCTAATGTATTGACCCAGTTGTGTCATCCGGATTGCAGGCTATATTTGCCTGTATACTTTTATGATAGTTTTTTTCaaatgggttttttaaaaaatacttttattgagaaatcttcacacacatacagtccatacatggtgtccagtggctcacaatatcatcacatagtcatgtattcatcaccatgatcattttttagaacttagtcactccagaaaaagagataaaaagaaaaaactcatacatctccataccctttacccctccccctcattgaccactagtatttccatctacccaatttattttaccccttatgccctccattatttatttattttttatccatattttttttactaatcAGTCCAttctctggataaaaggagcatcagacataaagttttcacattcacacggtcacattgtaaaatttctatctctatacagttgtcttcaagaaatgTGATAGAAGTTTTGACAGTTGAGATAAGATATAGCAAATTTCTCTAGGTTCAGCCCTAAAATTATGCAGTCAGCTCCTTATGGATAATTTAGTGAACATAAAGTTTCAGTATATCCCCACGCTCTGGAATTACCCACTGTGAACCTGGCTCCTTCCCAGGCTCAGCAGCTGATTAAATCCTATGAGTTATTTCAAGTTCCCTGCCCAGAAAACACATGATCCTATAATGGCAAGGTGGCCTTTGCTCAATTCCAAAAAAAGATCAGCCATTTGGtccttggttatttttttttccctctaccaGAAGACCTGCAGATGGCAGCAGATGCACAGATCTGTAAAAATCAGCGTGAGAAATACTTTTCAGACCGAACACTTCTTGTTTTATAGCCTGAAGTTTGATATTGATGCtttacaactttttttaaaaggctacAGTGAGTTTTAATGAAGGACTCAGTTTTAAATCAGCTTAAATGACTGTTTCTAGtaagatgatattaaaaattcctATCACTAGGAATTGAGGGAAAATCactagaaaatatattatttctttttcttcccctaaaTTTCACTTGAGCTTCACCTTTGTACTTCCTCTGCTTTCCCTGCAATAAAACACGCCTGCTTCCCTAAAGCAGCCCATTTTAAATTAGCGTCTCCTTGTTTTCCTCTCCCCTCCTAGATTGAGTTGGCCATCCTTCGGTTTCCCTATGATTCATGGGGAACTCCCTTTCAGCAGCTGAAGCAGGTGGTAGAGGAACCGTCGCCACAACTCCCAGCCGACAAGTTCTCTGCAGAGTTTGTTGACTTTACCTCACAGTGGTAAGAGCGCCTCATCTCCCAGGCGTCGGTGCAGAAGAAGTTGAGTTCTCATGGATTTGGGCCATCAGGTTTAATCCATTATGCATACATTCATTCCAAAAGCACGGACAGGGTACGCCTTTTGTGCTGGAGATGCAGAGATTACGATCATAGTTGGTGTCCTCATCGAGCTCAGAGTCAAGTAGGGAAGCCTCATGTTATGGTATAATGTGGCAAGTCCAGTTATGAACATATGCAGAGGGCCTTTTAGGAGCTCAGAAGAGTGGTATCAGGAAAGACTTTTTCTAGGAGATAAATCCTGAGCTGAGAGCATGTGAGGTACTTTTCCAACAAAAGGAAGATAGCAGGAGGAAAAGTATTCCAAGCAGAAGGAACATCATGCATAGGGTTGCAAAAGCGAGAAATACCTTTATAAGTACTATAAGCATATTGATGTTGATTAAAGCTTGAAGAGAAAGGCTGGTAGCACTTATTGGAGATTTAGTGAGAGGGAACAGATAAGATGCAAAGGATTACCTGGGGTGAAAAGATAATGGGTAGCTGAAGCTTGTTACTTAGGTATCTAGAAGTCTTACAAAGTAATTCTagtgttttgttttctggtttgtttttt
Protein-coding sequences here:
- the MAP2K6 gene encoding dual specificity mitogen-activated protein kinase kinase 6 isoform X1 — its product is MSQSKGKKRNPGLKIPKEAFEQPQTSSTPPRDLDSKACISIGNQNFEVKADDLEPIMELGRGAYGVVEKMRHVPSGQIMAVKRIRATVNSQEQKRLLMDLDISMRTVDCPFTVTFYGALFREGDVWICMELMDTSLDKFYKQVIDKGQTIPEDILGKIAVSIVKALEHLHSKLSVIHRDVKPSNVLINILGQVKMCDFGISGYLVDSVAKTIDAGCKPYMAPERINPELNQKGYSVKSDIWSLGITMIELAILRFPYDSWGTPFQQLKQVVEEPSPQLPADKFSAEFVDFTSQCLKKNSKERPTYPELMQHPFFTLHESKATDVASFVKLILGD
- the MAP2K6 gene encoding dual specificity mitogen-activated protein kinase kinase 6 isoform X2, coding for MELGRGAYGVVEKMRHVPSGQIMAVKRIRATVNSQEQKRLLMDLDISMRTVDCPFTVTFYGALFREGDVWICMELMDTSLDKFYKQVIDKGQTIPEDILGKIAVSIVKALEHLHSKLSVIHRDVKPSNVLINILGQVKMCDFGISGYLVDSVAKTIDAGCKPYMAPERINPELNQKGYSVKSDIWSLGITMIELAILRFPYDSWGTPFQQLKQVVEEPSPQLPADKFSAEFVDFTSQCLKKNSKERPTYPELMQHPFFTLHESKATDVASFVKLILGD